The Leadbettera azotonutricia ZAS-9 genome has a window encoding:
- the pnp gene encoding polyribonucleotide nucleotidyltransferase — translation MIQKVTFQIAGQELILETGRIAKQANGSVFAQYAGSAVIATACSSSDAVEGLDYVPLTVDYNEKYYAAGKIPGGFIKRESRPKDKEILVSRLIDRPMRPLFDKAFGREIQVVPTTLSTDQVNPPDILSIIASSAAVHISDIPFGGPIAGVRVCSVDGELVVNPTYEQIEKSTLEIMVAGTKDGITMVEGGANEVSEDLMIAALEKAHAMIIELCDLQNKLRELAGKPKLPLTTVSFTLDNKDAIRSAAYPRLEAACFLPTKGERHDGIKAVKTDIASQYAAQLEDENQKKLFDALFEDMQYEILRSTILDKGKRVDGRGTEDIRPINCEVGILARTHGSALFTRGETQALAVTTLGTVFDEQIFDDIDGDKREHFILHYNFPPYSVGEVGRMGTGRREIGHGNLARRSLEAMIPGKDVFPYTIRVVSEIMESNGSSSMASVCGGTLSMLHAGVPMKKPVAGIAMGLITEGKGGPGDRFAVLSDILGEEDHLGDMDFKVAGTEDGITGFQMDIKIAGVSPEIMRKALDQAKRGRLHILSIMNATLAKPVEAISEYAPKIVTLRIDIDKIGALIGPGGKNVKALCEQFGVRINTEDDGTVSIFGKNTKDAEDAKAAVLGIVLDPEVGRIYNGTVKRIMDFGAFVEILPGKEGLVHISKLSRQRVALVTEVVKEGDSIPVKLLEIDRMGRLNLSYIDAIDPQGSSEQTESRPQGGSQGRYNDRPRR, via the coding sequence ATGATTCAAAAAGTAACATTCCAAATTGCTGGCCAGGAGTTGATCCTCGAAACCGGCAGAATCGCGAAACAGGCCAATGGGTCTGTATTCGCACAGTACGCAGGGTCTGCGGTTATTGCCACGGCCTGCTCCTCATCAGACGCAGTGGAGGGCCTCGACTATGTGCCCCTCACGGTGGATTACAACGAAAAGTATTACGCCGCAGGGAAGATCCCCGGCGGGTTTATCAAGCGCGAAAGCCGCCCCAAAGACAAGGAGATTCTGGTCTCCCGTCTCATCGACCGGCCCATGAGGCCCCTCTTTGACAAGGCTTTCGGTCGTGAGATTCAGGTAGTGCCTACCACGCTTTCAACGGATCAGGTGAACCCTCCGGACATACTTTCCATCATCGCCTCGTCGGCGGCTGTGCACATTTCGGACATTCCCTTTGGCGGGCCCATCGCGGGCGTGCGGGTCTGTTCGGTTGACGGGGAACTTGTGGTAAACCCCACATACGAGCAGATTGAAAAATCCACCCTCGAAATCATGGTTGCCGGTACTAAAGACGGTATCACCATGGTAGAAGGCGGTGCCAACGAGGTAAGCGAAGATCTCATGATCGCCGCCCTCGAAAAAGCCCACGCCATGATCATCGAGCTTTGCGATCTCCAGAATAAACTCAGGGAACTGGCGGGCAAGCCCAAGCTGCCCCTTACCACGGTTTCATTCACCTTGGACAACAAAGACGCCATACGTTCCGCGGCCTATCCACGGCTTGAAGCAGCCTGTTTCCTGCCTACCAAGGGCGAGCGCCATGACGGCATCAAGGCGGTCAAAACAGACATTGCCTCCCAATATGCCGCCCAGCTCGAAGACGAAAACCAGAAAAAGCTGTTCGACGCCCTTTTTGAGGATATGCAGTACGAAATCCTCCGTTCCACTATCCTGGACAAGGGAAAGCGTGTAGACGGAAGGGGTACCGAAGACATAAGGCCCATCAACTGTGAAGTGGGCATACTTGCCCGTACCCACGGTTCGGCTCTCTTTACCCGGGGCGAAACTCAGGCTCTGGCAGTTACCACTCTGGGCACTGTTTTTGACGAGCAGATCTTTGACGACATTGATGGGGACAAGCGGGAACATTTCATACTCCACTACAACTTCCCCCCCTATTCGGTGGGCGAAGTTGGACGCATGGGTACGGGCCGCAGGGAAATAGGCCACGGCAATCTTGCCCGCCGCTCCCTCGAAGCCATGATCCCCGGCAAGGACGTATTCCCTTACACTATCCGGGTGGTTTCGGAAATCATGGAATCCAATGGTTCATCCTCCATGGCCTCGGTCTGCGGCGGAACCCTCTCCATGCTCCACGCCGGCGTCCCCATGAAGAAGCCTGTGGCAGGCATTGCCATGGGCCTCATCACAGAGGGGAAGGGCGGACCCGGCGACCGTTTCGCGGTGCTCTCGGACATCCTTGGTGAAGAAGATCACCTGGGCGACATGGACTTCAAAGTCGCGGGAACCGAAGACGGCATCACCGGCTTCCAGATGGACATCAAGATCGCAGGGGTATCGCCTGAGATCATGAGGAAGGCCCTGGATCAGGCAAAGCGGGGAAGGCTCCATATCCTTTCGATAATGAACGCCACCCTTGCAAAGCCTGTGGAAGCTATCAGCGAATACGCGCCCAAGATCGTTACCCTGAGAATTGACATCGATAAGATCGGCGCCCTCATCGGGCCGGGTGGGAAGAATGTCAAAGCCCTCTGCGAGCAGTTCGGCGTAAGGATCAACACCGAGGACGACGGCACCGTCAGCATCTTCGGCAAGAACACCAAGGATGCGGAGGACGCAAAAGCCGCAGTGCTGGGCATAGTCCTGGATCCCGAAGTGGGAAGGATCTACAACGGTACCGTAAAGCGCATCATGGACTTCGGCGCCTTTGTCGAAATACTCCCGGGCAAGGAAGGGCTGGTGCATATTTCCAAACTTTCACGCCAGCGGGTAGCCCTGGTTACGGAGGTGGTTAAAGAAGGGGACTCGATTCCCGTCAAGCTTCTTGAGATTGACAGAATGGGCCGCCTCAACCTTTCGTACATCGATGCCATAGACCCCCAGGGCAGTTCCGAACAAACCGAGAGCAGGCCCCAGGGCGGAAGCCAGGGGCGATACAACGACAGGCCCAGGCGCTAA
- the dut gene encoding dUTP diphosphatase — translation MPFDELHKGERPLVKIRKKDPKVSLPRYETQGAAGMDLRAFIEKEIFLSPLGRAKIPTGLFMEIPPGFEAQVRPRSGLAAKAGITVLNSPGTIDSDYRGELEIILINLGSETFTVKNNDRIAQLIIAPVIQAETEETFSLSETSRGEGGFGSTGV, via the coding sequence ATGCCTTTTGATGAGCTTCATAAAGGGGAAAGGCCGCTTGTAAAGATCCGCAAAAAAGATCCCAAGGTGTCGCTTCCCCGATATGAAACTCAAGGCGCCGCAGGCATGGATCTGCGGGCCTTTATCGAAAAAGAAATTTTCCTCTCCCCTCTGGGGAGGGCCAAGATCCCTACAGGCCTTTTTATGGAAATTCCCCCTGGCTTCGAAGCCCAGGTGAGGCCCCGCTCGGGTCTTGCCGCCAAAGCAGGCATAACGGTGCTTAATTCCCCGGGAACCATAGATTCCGACTACCGGGGTGAATTAGAAATAATTTTAATAAACCTTGGATCTGAAACCTTTACAGTCAAAAACAATGACCGCATAGCCCAGCTTATCATTGCCCCGGTTATACAGGCTGAAACAGAAGAAACCTTTTCCCTTTCCGAAACCTCGAGGGGGGAGGGGGGATTCGGTTCTACCGGAGTATAG
- a CDS encoding LptF/LptG family permease: MPTKPPTVIGRNISWTIFRYIVADALFSFLVAFLFFFFIFFVNQLLLLAQEILTKKVPFFQVALLVVYSLPSIIAMSAPFACLVGTLMTIGRLSSDNEVLVMMSSGLSYRNIFVPALAVGIVISMLSFFTNDVLLPAGTVQFSRLYRQILVSTPALELEANSVKRFRDTVIVTGPVTGRAIDNVLILDRTSDGERRVIMAKNAELKDAGKEGLSLDLNEAFIQSSKEIMRDDYDYASSGFLRYWVPQEDLIQAVSSIGPREMSSVDVRREIGVKNADLRERLDDRYGKALIQGLSLEDSLRKGPSNDAWNRRENYFTAYTREFQAARAIENDRSLLIYRLEYYKKFSIPFGAFSFVFLAVPLGLLAKKSGQTVGFIFGLIIAVIYWALLLGGQTMGVRLGYSPFWSMWLPNMLAGGIGLCMCIVRLRK; encoded by the coding sequence ATGCCAACGAAACCCCCTACGGTAATAGGCCGGAATATTTCCTGGACTATATTCAGGTACATCGTTGCGGATGCGCTTTTTTCCTTTCTCGTAGCCTTCCTCTTTTTCTTTTTTATCTTTTTTGTGAATCAGCTGCTTCTGCTGGCCCAGGAGATTCTCACCAAAAAAGTGCCTTTTTTTCAGGTAGCATTGCTGGTGGTGTATTCCCTCCCTTCGATTATTGCAATGTCAGCCCCCTTTGCCTGCCTTGTGGGAACCCTTATGACCATAGGCCGCCTTTCTTCGGACAACGAAGTATTGGTGATGATGTCGTCGGGCCTTTCATACCGGAATATTTTTGTTCCGGCTCTGGCAGTGGGCATTGTCATATCCATGCTTTCTTTTTTTACCAACGATGTGCTTCTCCCCGCAGGGACCGTGCAGTTTTCGCGCCTTTACCGGCAGATATTGGTATCCACGCCGGCATTGGAACTGGAAGCCAATTCGGTTAAGCGTTTTCGTGATACCGTGATTGTAACAGGGCCTGTTACGGGGCGCGCCATAGACAATGTGCTGATCCTCGACCGTACCAGCGACGGCGAACGCCGCGTGATCATGGCAAAGAATGCTGAACTGAAAGACGCGGGCAAGGAAGGCTTGAGCCTCGACTTGAACGAAGCCTTTATTCAATCATCAAAAGAAATAATGCGGGATGATTACGATTACGCCTCGTCGGGGTTTCTCCGTTACTGGGTACCCCAGGAAGATTTGATACAAGCCGTATCTTCAATCGGCCCCAGGGAAATGAGCTCCGTCGATGTGCGGCGGGAGATTGGCGTCAAGAACGCGGACTTGCGGGAACGCCTTGATGATCGCTACGGCAAAGCCCTGATACAGGGTTTGAGCCTTGAAGACAGCCTCAGGAAAGGCCCTTCCAATGATGCATGGAACAGAAGGGAAAATTATTTTACCGCATATACAAGGGAATTTCAGGCTGCCAGGGCCATTGAAAACGACAGGAGCCTTCTCATTTACCGGCTTGAATATTACAAGAAATTCTCCATACCCTTCGGCGCCTTTTCTTTTGTGTTTCTTGCGGTGCCCTTGGGATTATTGGCAAAAAAAAGCGGCCAGACTGTTGGGTTCATTTTCGGCCTCATCATTGCGGTAATTTACTGGGCCCTGCTCCTGGGGGGCCAGACCATGGGTGTACGGCTCGGCTATTCGCCTTTCTGGTCCATGTGGCTGCCCAATATGCTTGCTGGGGGAATCGGGCTTTGCATGTGCATAGTGAGGCTCAGAAAATGA
- a CDS encoding LptF/LptG family permease yields the protein MILDRYLIKQFIPIFIVAISMFVLLLSLIDLFANLWRYLNYEVPAKQILAVSLYYLPKSFSYALPISLLFASAYTLGDLYGRNELTSIFSSGIPFWRFAMSLLLIGFIASFFSFFFDDHVVIPTLKMKNDLSRTLLHQQRAENNSDIVIKARNGLLIYSVDYYDSTAIILNGISIIEQDEEGHLLSLVRSPRAAWAEDHWELVSPIIYEWRNDLLRSRPLEKVDTYRELPDTFRRNMVKVEDLHATDAGLLVKDLQKAGLPFTEALSEYYHRFSFPTASFVVMILSISMGGRFKKNILLMTLLASLSSAVVFYVMEMISMMMAKLGYIPPIVGAWFPVMIFIGAGLLLLKTAKT from the coding sequence ATGATATTGGACCGGTATCTGATAAAGCAGTTCATTCCCATTTTCATTGTTGCGATTTCCATGTTTGTGCTTCTCCTTTCTTTGATAGATCTTTTTGCCAACCTTTGGCGTTATCTTAATTACGAAGTTCCTGCGAAGCAAATTCTTGCCGTGAGCCTTTACTACCTGCCCAAAAGTTTTTCCTATGCATTGCCGATTTCCCTGCTTTTTGCTTCCGCCTATACGCTTGGCGATCTTTACGGCAGGAATGAGTTAACCTCGATTTTTTCTTCGGGGATTCCTTTTTGGCGCTTTGCCATGTCTTTGCTGCTCATTGGTTTTATCGCTTCCTTCTTTTCGTTTTTTTTTGACGATCATGTTGTTATCCCGACACTGAAAATGAAAAACGATCTTTCCCGCACCCTTTTGCACCAGCAGCGTGCCGAGAATAATTCCGATATTGTTATCAAGGCAAGAAACGGCCTCCTTATTTATTCAGTGGATTATTATGACAGCACCGCAATAATCCTCAATGGCATTTCCATTATAGAACAGGACGAAGAAGGGCATCTTCTTTCTCTGGTTCGTTCTCCCAGGGCAGCATGGGCAGAGGATCATTGGGAGCTTGTCAGCCCCATTATTTACGAATGGCGCAATGATCTTCTGCGTTCCCGCCCTTTGGAAAAGGTGGATACATACCGTGAACTCCCCGACACCTTCCGCCGCAATATGGTGAAGGTTGAAGATCTGCATGCCACTGATGCGGGCCTCCTGGTCAAGGATCTGCAAAAGGCAGGCCTCCCCTTCACGGAAGCCTTGTCCGAATATTACCACCGCTTTTCATTCCCCACAGCCTCATTCGTAGTAATGATACTGTCCATTTCCATGGGGGGAAGGTTCAAAAAAAACATACTCCTTATGACTCTGCTGGCGAGCCTTTCTTCCGCAGTGGTGTTCTATGTAATGGAAATGATCAGCATGATGATGGCAAAGCTCGGCTATATACCCCCCATAGTAGGCGCATGGTTCCCGGTGATGATCTTCATTGGGGCAGGGCTGCTGCTGCTAAAAACCGCAAAGACATAA
- the tgt gene encoding tRNA guanosine(34) transglycosylase Tgt: protein MGSIFAIDQQDSSCSARTGTLDLPHGKVSTPVFMPVGTNATVKALTREDLKEIGFDIVLSNTYHLYLRPGTEVISAANGLHNFMGWDRNILTDSGGFQVFSLAPFRKITEEGVKFRSHIDGSYHFLSPEKVVEVQALFGSDIQMQLDVCTPWGVERKEAVRALETTSLWMNRAKQAWETELAKGEYKGLFFPIVQGNFFKELREESAKRVIDADCPGIAIGGLSVGESEELFLEFLNYTAALLPKEKPRYVMGIGTPEYILGAIENGIDMFDCVFPTRTGRNGHVFTHKGCFALKKAENTLNFSPIDEECGCKVCRSYSRAYLRHLFKAQEILCSMLASYHNLYFLNDLVLKARRAIGENRFLEFKKEFLGRYEQSEEKI, encoded by the coding sequence TTGGGAAGTATTTTTGCTATTGATCAGCAGGATTCCTCATGCAGTGCCCGTACCGGCACTTTGGATCTGCCCCATGGAAAAGTATCGACTCCGGTGTTTATGCCTGTCGGTACCAATGCTACAGTCAAGGCTCTGACGAGGGAAGACCTTAAGGAAATCGGGTTTGACATTGTGCTTTCCAATACCTACCATCTTTATCTGCGGCCCGGTACTGAAGTGATAAGCGCGGCCAACGGTCTTCACAATTTTATGGGCTGGGACAGGAATATACTCACCGATTCGGGAGGCTTCCAGGTTTTTTCCCTGGCGCCGTTCCGCAAAATAACTGAAGAAGGCGTCAAATTCCGTTCCCACATAGACGGATCTTATCACTTTTTAAGCCCTGAAAAAGTGGTGGAAGTTCAAGCCCTTTTCGGCAGCGATATACAGATGCAGCTCGATGTCTGCACCCCTTGGGGTGTAGAACGCAAAGAGGCGGTACGCGCCCTGGAGACCACTTCCCTCTGGATGAACAGGGCTAAACAAGCATGGGAAACTGAATTGGCCAAAGGTGAATACAAGGGCTTGTTTTTCCCCATAGTCCAGGGGAATTTTTTCAAGGAGCTCCGGGAAGAAAGCGCCAAGCGGGTTATAGACGCCGATTGCCCCGGTATTGCCATTGGAGGGCTTTCAGTGGGCGAGAGCGAGGAGCTGTTCCTCGAATTTTTGAATTATACCGCTGCTCTTTTGCCAAAAGAAAAGCCCCGCTATGTCATGGGCATAGGTACCCCGGAATACATTTTGGGAGCTATAGAAAACGGCATAGACATGTTTGACTGCGTGTTTCCTACCCGTACCGGCAGGAACGGCCATGTTTTTACCCATAAAGGGTGCTTTGCCCTAAAAAAAGCCGAAAACACCCTCAATTTTTCGCCGATAGATGAAGAGTGTGGTTGCAAAGTTTGCCGCAGCTATTCCAGGGCCTATCTGCGCCACCTTTTTAAGGCGCAGGAGATACTCTGCTCCATGCTGGCAAGCTATCACAACCTCTATTTCCTGAACGACCTTGTGCTAAAGGCCCGCAGGGCTATAGGAGAAAACCGTTTCCTGGAATTCAAAAAGGAATTCCTTGGGCGTTATGAACAGAGCGAGGAAAAGATTTGA
- a CDS encoding HEAT repeat domain-containing protein, translating to MKFWKSFVLLLIVLMCPLAISQEAGEGAAAVPPEQAPTDQEAALQTPAIPAPPAADEKQLSILRYGTETEIANLIQVLKTNKDSSLDSELITLTKSSKNKTILTGIFAFFGDMEKPGLEERAIRIIDERDDEANETVLAAVNYLGHVKSNEAIEPLENLINSGESRFLNAAIRALGRAGKGGEGADDTAKYLLDYYSERNPNNEDQREIIVALGETGSKEVVAFLSDLIKDTEERAVLRMAALESLSKIGDHGGLPAIIEAVSSADPNVRSSAIAALGPFEGEEADKAILEGFRDSYYRTRIGAAQAAGKRKLEAAVPYLKFRAENDDVPNAKDEAIRALGSIGNSEAMGILDALFAERKNSDRVRILAGEMLLKNDALNYTGKVIVELDDSKNRKQTALYNGFLRILGPGQAPSLEALAKRFLASGTVIEKSYALDMILNNEFKDLAPEMRILLDEKKNNASIARKARATLEKLGLDADPQAQAQTQEPPAGQSPEAL from the coding sequence TTGAAATTTTGGAAGTCCTTTGTTTTGCTGTTGATAGTCCTCATGTGCCCCCTGGCAATCTCGCAGGAGGCTGGTGAAGGCGCTGCCGCAGTGCCCCCGGAGCAAGCCCCGACAGACCAGGAGGCCGCCCTCCAAACTCCGGCAATTCCGGCGCCGCCAGCGGCAGACGAAAAACAGCTCAGCATACTCCGGTATGGCACAGAAACAGAAATCGCAAATCTTATCCAGGTTTTAAAGACAAACAAGGACAGTTCCCTCGATTCGGAGCTTATAACCCTCACAAAAAGCTCCAAAAACAAAACCATACTTACCGGGATTTTTGCTTTCTTTGGGGATATGGAAAAACCGGGCCTGGAAGAGCGGGCCATCAGGATTATTGATGAAAGGGATGATGAAGCCAATGAGACCGTTTTGGCCGCAGTCAATTACCTGGGGCATGTTAAATCCAACGAGGCTATTGAGCCTTTGGAGAACCTCATAAACTCGGGCGAGAGCCGTTTCCTTAATGCCGCCATCCGGGCCCTGGGCAGGGCAGGCAAGGGGGGGGAGGGCGCCGACGACACCGCCAAGTACCTTCTGGATTATTACAGCGAAAGAAATCCAAACAACGAAGATCAAAGGGAGATTATCGTTGCCCTTGGAGAAACCGGCTCAAAAGAGGTAGTAGCGTTTCTGTCAGATCTTATAAAAGATACTGAAGAGCGGGCGGTGCTTCGCATGGCCGCCCTGGAATCCCTTTCCAAGATAGGCGATCATGGGGGCTTGCCGGCGATAATCGAAGCAGTCTCATCCGCGGACCCGAATGTGCGTTCATCGGCAATAGCCGCCCTGGGGCCTTTTGAAGGGGAAGAAGCGGACAAGGCCATACTCGAGGGCTTCAGGGATTCCTACTACCGCACGAGGATTGGGGCTGCCCAGGCTGCGGGAAAACGCAAACTCGAAGCCGCTGTACCGTATCTTAAATTCCGCGCGGAAAATGATGATGTCCCCAATGCCAAGGACGAGGCCATACGGGCCCTGGGATCCATAGGCAACAGCGAGGCTATGGGTATACTGGATGCGCTTTTTGCGGAGCGGAAAAATTCGGATCGGGTGCGCATACTCGCAGGGGAAATGCTCCTTAAGAATGACGCTTTGAATTATACCGGCAAGGTAATTGTCGAGCTGGATGATTCGAAAAACCGCAAACAAACTGCCCTTTACAATGGTTTTTTGCGAATTCTCGGCCCCGGCCAGGCGCCGTCCCTTGAAGCCCTGGCGAAGCGCTTCCTTGCGTCAGGCACGGTAATAGAAAAATCCTATGCCCTGGACATGATACTGAACAACGAATTCAAAGACCTTGCGCCAGAGATGCGCATTCTTCTTGACGAAAAGAAAAACAATGCAAGCATTGCCCGAAAGGCCAGGGCGACTTTGGAAAAACTGGGCCTTGACGCAGACCCCCAGGCACAGGCGCAAACCCAGGAGCCCCCTGCAGGGCAAAGCCCCGAGGCGCTTTAA
- a CDS encoding PocR ligand-binding domain-containing protein, whose amino-acid sequence MAQRKDYWHLREILDLEEFKKLFRNFSVITGLDVGLFDGGGFEILVNRRENSICNAAKNCSHCRESISYGGLMSQDLGEPYICSCGCGLIMCFLPIMFKERLIGSIACGPALLWDADDVAISEFKEKTRRMELEVDVEKIFSSIISLDCINMTSAAQILYIIVNNLSSEHSAYLDQRAVITEQQAKIAELIIESKSVSAAELDKEKDPAYPSEKEKELLTFARSGSLDQSRKILNSLLGEIFLFADGKMDTIRVRLFELIAFFSRAAVETGAPLSEINHITEGAFEIFNEATDFEKLCFLTRRAMEEFITRVFKKHGQKQLSDHLTRAINFIETHYKDDLTLQRVADAIFVSAFYLSHLFRNEMDTTFSDYVCRQRINKAKDFLKSNKFMRIQEIAEKTGFNDPNYFAKSFKKLVGVTPKEYRAFF is encoded by the coding sequence GTGGCGCAACGAAAAGATTATTGGCATCTCCGGGAAATTCTCGATCTTGAAGAGTTTAAAAAGCTCTTCAGGAATTTCTCTGTAATTACCGGGCTTGATGTAGGGCTTTTTGACGGCGGCGGTTTTGAAATACTGGTAAACCGCAGGGAAAACTCCATTTGCAATGCCGCGAAAAACTGTTCCCATTGCAGGGAGAGTATATCCTATGGCGGCCTTATGTCTCAGGATCTTGGGGAGCCGTATATATGCTCCTGCGGTTGTGGGCTCATTATGTGCTTCCTTCCCATTATGTTCAAGGAAAGGCTTATAGGAAGCATAGCCTGCGGCCCTGCTCTGCTCTGGGATGCCGACGATGTGGCAATTTCCGAATTTAAAGAAAAGACCCGCCGTATGGAACTTGAAGTGGATGTTGAAAAGATTTTCAGCTCCATAATCTCATTGGATTGCATCAATATGACAAGCGCTGCCCAGATTCTTTATATTATTGTCAACAACCTTTCCTCCGAACATTCAGCTTATCTGGATCAAAGGGCTGTCATCACAGAGCAGCAGGCAAAAATTGCAGAACTCATTATAGAGAGCAAAAGCGTTTCCGCCGCAGAATTGGACAAGGAAAAAGATCCTGCCTATCCTTCTGAAAAAGAAAAAGAGCTTCTTACCTTTGCGCGTTCAGGAAGCCTGGATCAGTCCCGAAAGATTTTGAACAGCCTCCTGGGGGAAATATTCCTTTTTGCGGATGGCAAAATGGATACCATCAGGGTAAGGCTTTTTGAGCTTATTGCGTTTTTCTCAAGGGCCGCAGTGGAAACAGGCGCCCCGCTTTCAGAAATAAACCATATCACCGAAGGGGCTTTTGAAATTTTCAACGAGGCGACGGATTTTGAAAAACTCTGCTTTTTAACCCGCAGGGCAATGGAAGAATTCATAACCAGGGTTTTTAAAAAACACGGCCAAAAACAATTAAGCGATCATCTTACCCGGGCCATAAATTTTATTGAAACTCATTATAAGGATGATCTAACTCTTCAGAGAGTCGCGGATGCCATTTTTGTCAGCGCTTTTTATTTAAGTCATTTATTCAGGAATGAAATGGACACTACATTTTCCGATTATGTCTGCCGCCAGAGGATCAACAAGGCCAAGGATTTTCTTAAAAGCAATAAATTCATGCGCATCCAGGAAATAGCGGAAAAAACAGGTTTTAACGATCCCAATTATTTTGCCAAATCCTTTAAAAAACTGGTCGGCGTTACACCCAAAGAATACCGGGCTTTTTTTTAA
- a CDS encoding vWA domain-containing protein — MKKTVFALILALGLIFCAAGQTAGPMDLVVLLDTSASMSDSYQETSDYLIGPFLKEFLRIGDTFHLISFSGTPKIEISRRVEGVGDVETIIGRLLLMYPLDPNSDVSGALSFAEKYAASLPGSRHRKVVLVTDGDGGSAAAQAAINDSSARLKNQNSDLQYIKVPIAGKPPVSGRPAAVPQTPRAPAAPATQPVTQTPAQQQPSAQAPESSQPAAQQPSASNAPSTQAGQQQSSPTPQTAQTGPAQTPSQPATQAQQPSGAAAAQPPQQPQQTPAQQIPSQPAQQETAQQPDQPSAGSSAVGNSTDTGAQTTQQPGQTPPAQTTPQQQTTPAQTAPQQQPSQTTPAQTSRTQPAGSSGGSDLPLPLIIGLIILALLILALIIFLISRNLHSSPNRVMAQASSPTILTAAPPEDNREMMSQYAEKQKNAGSPPLAYPPPKRKPMPKDKLVDQNLDFENGAPMLSLFVEDQNTAIGRRNIHALKSGYTFSVGGGKSDFLIFLVPMPAHIADVNFDGRQCTFIPRKAQYFPDIGSQQVSNCIGKTIRVISDKNYELHIRIERYEDPLKALNNLLHSINVPGR; from the coding sequence ATGAAAAAAACAGTATTTGCCTTGATACTTGCCTTAGGACTCATTTTTTGCGCTGCAGGTCAAACTGCGGGCCCTATGGATCTTGTGGTGCTCCTGGATACTTCCGCCAGTATGAGTGATTCATACCAGGAAACCAGCGATTACCTTATCGGGCCTTTCCTTAAGGAATTCCTCCGCATTGGGGATACCTTTCATCTTATCTCGTTTTCCGGAACCCCCAAGATAGAAATTTCCCGCAGAGTCGAGGGCGTGGGGGATGTGGAAACCATTATAGGCCGTCTTCTGCTCATGTATCCCCTGGATCCTAATTCTGATGTTTCAGGGGCTCTTTCGTTTGCTGAAAAATATGCCGCTTCCCTGCCCGGAAGCCGGCACCGTAAGGTAGTATTGGTAACTGACGGCGATGGCGGATCTGCGGCAGCGCAGGCTGCAATTAACGATTCATCGGCCCGGCTGAAAAACCAAAACTCGGATCTGCAATATATTAAAGTGCCAATTGCAGGGAAGCCGCCTGTTTCAGGAAGGCCGGCGGCTGTTCCCCAGACGCCTCGTGCCCCTGCTGCGCCTGCAACCCAGCCAGTCACTCAAACCCCGGCACAGCAGCAACCGTCTGCTCAAGCACCGGAGTCAAGCCAACCTGCGGCGCAGCAGCCTTCCGCTTCAAATGCGCCATCAACCCAGGCCGGACAGCAACAGTCTTCTCCGACACCGCAAACCGCGCAGACTGGTCCGGCGCAAACGCCCAGCCAGCCAGCAACTCAGGCGCAGCAGCCCTCAGGCGCAGCGGCAGCCCAGCCTCCACAGCAGCCTCAGCAAACTCCGGCCCAGCAAATTCCCTCGCAGCCCGCCCAGCAAGAAACAGCTCAACAGCCCGACCAACCATCCGCCGGAAGCTCTGCCGTCGGGAATTCCACGGATACTGGCGCACAAACAACCCAGCAGCCCGGCCAGACGCCCCCTGCTCAAACAACCCCGCAACAGCAGACAACTCCTGCCCAGACAGCCCCGCAACAGCAGCCTAGCCAGACGACTCCTGCTCAAACTTCCCGGACTCAGCCCGCGGGGAGTTCGGGCGGCAGCGATCTGCCTCTTCCCCTCATCATTGGATTGATTATTCTCGCACTCCTCATACTTGCCCTCATCATCTTCCTTATTTCGAGGAACCTCCACAGTTCGCCCAACAGGGTTATGGCTCAGGCATCTTCGCCGACTATTTTGACGGCTGCCCCTCCGGAGGACAACCGCGAAATGATGTCGCAGTATGCGGAAAAGCAGAAAAACGCGGGCAGTCCTCCTCTCGCCTATCCGCCGCCCAAGCGCAAGCCCATGCCTAAAGACAAGCTTGTTGATCAGAACCTGGACTTTGAAAACGGCGCGCCCATGCTTTCCCTCTTTGTGGAAGATCAGAATACTGCCATTGGCAGACGCAATATACATGCGCTTAAGTCCGGTTACACGTTCTCGGTTGGGGGCGGAAAATCCGACTTCCTCATCTTCCTGGTGCCCATGCCGGCCCATATTGCGGATGTAAACTTTGACGGAAGGCAATGCACTTTTATTCCCAGAAAAGCACAGTATTTCCCGGATATTGGCTCCCAGCAGGTTTCCAACTGCATAGGCAAAACTATCAGGGTCATATCGGACAAAAACTATGAACTCCATATCAGGATAGAGCGGTACGAAGATCCTCTTAAGGCTCTTAATAATCTGCTCCATTCCATTAATGTCCCGGGGCGGTAA